The genomic interval ATCGAGCTTTCCGACCGCGTCATCATCAACCCTTACGCGGCCAAGCGCCTGGCCCTTCTCCTGACTAACACCATGGCCGAATACGAGAAGCGCTTCGGCGTGATCAATCTCGAAATGCCCGACGTCACCCCGCAATAGGGCATGACGCGGACTTTCGCATCAGGCCCGGCACGGGGATGTGCCGGGCCTTCACGTGTTTGAATCCGGGTTTTCCCTTGTTTTTTGACCAGATAGCTGGTTAACTGAGTAGGTTAAAGGGGTTTGGTCTTCTGCCTGCACCGGCGTCGCCGTTGCAGTGGATCAGGTTTCATCATTATGGGCAGCAACACTACCACACAGGAATCCGCGCCTACCGACACAGGCCCCGTCCTGTCATGGGCCGAGTTCTCATCGGCTTCGAGCACCCGGGAGTATTGCCAGGGGTGGATCGGGCTGCAAAGCGGCATGATTCCAGGCGTGATCCAGGGAATTCTGGTCACCGAAGGGGAGGACGGGCAGTTCGCCCCCGCCGCCGTGTGGCCCTACGGCGGTGCGGACCCGGTCCGCCTGGCTGCGGCTCTGGAACGGGTCATCGACGACGAGCGCGGCCTGGTGCTGGAACTGGACGCCGCAGACCGGTATGCCATGGTCTACCCCGTCCGGGTGGATGACAGGCTGTTCGCCGTGGTGGCCATGGAACTGGCGGCGGACAGCGAGGCCGATCTTAACCGGGCCATGGAGCAGCTGCAGTGGGGTTGCTCGTGGCTGGAGTTGCTTCTGCGCCGCCGGGAGGCCGACAAGGACAAGGCTCGCCTGCTGCGCCTCGGGACGGCGGTGGACATGCTGGCCCTGACCCTGGACCGGCCATCCTGCCGCGAGGCGGCCATGACCTTCGTCACGGAACTGGCGGCCGCCGCCCAATGCGAGCGGGTCAGCCTGGGCTTCGTGCGCGGGCGGTCCGTTGTCCTCGAAGCGGTTTCACACAGTGCCGAGGTCGACCTGAAGATGAACCTGACCCGGACCATCGAACGGGTAATGGACGAAGCCCTGCTGCAGCGTCGCGAGATATCCTGGCCCACGGACGACGCCACGGTCATTTGCCGCGAGCACGAGGCCCTCTCGCGCCAGCAGGCCATGGTTTCGGTGTTGACCCTGCCTCTGTACGGCCAGAACCGCTACTACGGCGCCCTGACCGTCGAGCGCGCCGCGGACCAGCCGTTCACCGAACGCGATGCGGAATTCTTTCGGGCCGTGGGGACCCTGGCCGGTCCCATCCTGGAGGCCAAGCGCCAGGTCGACCGCTCCGTCCTCGACCATGCCCGCGCCAGTCTGTCCGAGGCGGCCGGGCGGTTGCTGGGCCCCCGGCACTACGGCCGCAAGCTTGCGGTGGCGGCGCTGGCCTGTTTGGCCGTGTTTCTTTTCTTTGCCCACGGGGACTACCGCCTGCGCGCGGATATCGCCCTGGAAGGGGGCATCCGTCGGGCCGTGACCGTGCCCTTCGACGGCTTCATCCATCAGGCCCCGTTCCGGGCCGGCGACCTGGTGAACGAAGGAGATGAGCTCTGTCTCCTCGACGACAGGGACCTGCGCCTGGACAGAATGGTCACCGCCAGCCGCCTGCGGCAGCTGGAGCAGCAACTCCAGGAAGCCGTATCCCAGCACGATCGGGCCCAGTCCAGCATCATCCGGGCGCAGTTGAACCAGGTTCAGGCCGAGTTGGACCTGGCCGACGCGCAACTGGCGCGCACCCGCCTCACGGCGCCGTACTCCGGCCTCATCGTCAGCGGGGATCTGAGCCAACGCCTCGGCAGCGCCGTGAAGCAGGGCGACGTGCTCTTCGAGGTCACGCCGCTGGATTCCTACCGGGTCATTCTCAAGGTCGACGAACGGCGCAT from Desulfomicrobium apsheronum carries:
- a CDS encoding HlyD family efflux transporter periplasmic adaptor subunit, which produces MGSNTTTQESAPTDTGPVLSWAEFSSASSTREYCQGWIGLQSGMIPGVIQGILVTEGEDGQFAPAAVWPYGGADPVRLAAALERVIDDERGLVLELDAADRYAMVYPVRVDDRLFAVVAMELAADSEADLNRAMEQLQWGCSWLELLLRRREADKDKARLLRLGTAVDMLALTLDRPSCREAAMTFVTELAAAAQCERVSLGFVRGRSVVLEAVSHSAEVDLKMNLTRTIERVMDEALLQRREISWPTDDATVICREHEALSRQQAMVSVLTLPLYGQNRYYGALTVERAADQPFTERDAEFFRAVGTLAGPILEAKRQVDRSVLDHARASLSEAAGRLLGPRHYGRKLAVAALACLAVFLFFAHGDYRLRADIALEGGIRRAVTVPFDGFIHQAPFRAGDLVNEGDELCLLDDRDLRLDRMVTASRLRQLEQQLQEAVSQHDRAQSSIIRAQLNQVQAELDLADAQLARTRLTAPYSGLIVSGDLSQRLGSAVKQGDVLFEVTPLDSYRVILKVDERRIADVRVGQRGELVLFSLPGQEFGFTVSKITPIAKAEDGSNHFQVEAALDSVDETLRPGMEGVGKVAVDRRKLVRIWIRDMREWLTLFFWKWLP